In one window of Syngnathus scovelli strain Florida chromosome 22, RoL_Ssco_1.2, whole genome shotgun sequence DNA:
- the lta4h gene encoding leukotriene A-4 hydrolase has product MSLDPSSFASAAKCVTRHLNLSLHVDFESRVIRGTVALTMEALEERFSSLTLDTRDLKIASVSANGQAACFTMGPKHSFKGTPLEITLPFDLSRGQHAVVEVTYQTSPTAPALQWLTPQQTAGKKLPYLFSQCQAHHCRSMLPCQDTPAIKHTYYAQVSVPKDLVAAMSALPDGQRVDPGDANRTIFRFRQNVAMPSYLIALVVGALESRQIGPRSRVWSEAEYVDRAAFEFSETEVMLKTAEDLAGPYVWGHYDILVLPPSFPYGGMENPCLTFATPTLLAGDKSLSNVIAHEISHSWTGNLVTNETWEHFWLNEGHTVYLERMIGRRLEGEAFRQFKAMGGWKDLQDSVSTFGATNPLTKLIPSLRDVDPDDAFSSVPYEKGFALLYHLEELLGGPEVFMGFVKSYIQMFAYRSVTTEQWKDFLFTYFKDKVDVLNKVDWNAWMFSPGMPPLKPHYDTTLADACIALCQRWVQAGERDLSGFGASDVDELSSHQLVEFLSLLLQEEPLPLSHVKKMQEVYHLNACMNSEVRFRWLRLCVRSRWEEAVPAAFRMATEQGRMKFTRPLFRELFNFEKYREEAVRVFLNHRAAMHPVTSGLVAKDLKVSAEQ; this is encoded by the exons ATGTCTCTAGATCCGTCCTCGTTCGCGTCCGCCGCGAAGTGCGTGACCCGTCACCTCAACTTGAGCCTGCACGTCGACTTCGAAAGTCGCGTTATCCGTGGGACGGTGGCCCTGACGATGGAGGCCCTGGAGGAACGCTTCTCCTCGCTG ACTTTGGACACCCGAGACCTGAAAATCGCTTCCGTCAGTGCCAACGGGCAGGCGGCCTGTTTCACTATGGGCCCTAAACACTCCTTCAAGGGGACGCCGCTGGAGATTACGCTGCCCTTCGACCTTTCCAG AGGGCAGCACGCCGTCGTGGAGGTGACTTACCAGACGTCGCCCACTGCGCCTGCGCTGCAGTGGCTCACGCCCCAACAGACTGCGGGGAAGAAACTTCCGTACCTCTTCAGTCAGTGCCAG GCTCATCACTGCAGGAGTATGCTGCCTTGTCAGGACACTCCGGCCATCAAGCACACGTACTACGCTCAG GTGTCAGTCCCCAAGGACTTGGTGGCAGCCATGAGCGCACTGCCAGACGGTCAGCGCGTGGACCCCGGGGATGCCAATCGCACCATCTTCCGCTTCAGACAGAAC GTGGCCATGCCGTCCTACCTGATTGCCTTGGTGGTGGGCGCTCTGGAAAGCAG GCAAATCGGGCCCCGGTCCAGGGTCTGGTCCGAGGCGGAGTACGTGGACCGAGCGGCGTTTGAGTTCTCTGAG ACGGAGGTCATGTTGAAGACGGCAGAGGACCTGGCCGGCCCCTACGTTTGGGGGCACTACGATATTTTGGTCCTGCCGCCATCCTTTCCGTACGGCGGCATGGAAAACCCTTGCCTCACCTTTGCCACGCCCACGCTACTG GCTGGAGACAAGTCTCTGTCCAAC GTGATCGCTCACGAGATCTCTCACAGCTGGACAGGAAACCTGGTGACCAACGAGACCTGGGAACACTTCTG GCTGAACGAGGGTCACACGGTGTACCTGGAGAGGATGATCGGCAGGCGTCTGGAGGGGGAAGCCTTCCGCCAGTTCAAGGCCATGGGCGGCTGGAAGGACCTGCAGGACTCC GTTAGCACCTTTGGAGCAACAAACCCCCTGACCAAGCTGATCCCCAGTCTGCGGGACGTGGACCCGGACGACGCCTTCTCCTCCGTCCCGTACGAGAAAGGCTTTGCTCTTCTGTACCACCTGGAGGAACTCCTGGGGGGTCCCG AGGTCTTTATGGGCTTCGTCAAATCGTACATCCAGATGTTTGCCTACAGGAGCGTCACCACGGAGCAGTGGAAAGACTTCCTGTTCACATACTTTAAAGACAAG GTCGATGTCCTGAACAAGGTGGACTGGAACGCATGGATGTTCAGCCCCGGGATGCCGCCGCTCAAGCCGCA ctACGACACCACCCTGGCGGACGCCTGCATCGCTCTTTGTCAACGATGGGTCCAG GCTGGAGAGCGAGACTTGAGCGGCTTCGGCGCCTCAGATGTGGACGAGCTGTCGTCTCATCAGCTGGTGGAGTTCTTGTCTCTTCTTCTGCAGGAG GAGCCGCTCCCTTTGAGCCACGTGAAGAAGATGCAGGAGGTGTACCATCTCAACGCTTGCATGAACTCGGAGGTCCGCTTCAG GTGGCTGCGACTGTGCGTGCGGTCCCGCTGGGAGGAGGCGGTCCCTGCGGCGTTCCGGATGGCCACCGAGCAGGGCAGGATGAAATTCACGCGTCCGCTTTTCAG GGAGCTGTTCAACTTTGAAAAGTACCGGGAGGAAGCCGTGCGAGTGTTCCTCAATCACCGGGCCGCCATGCACCCGGTGACCTCAGGACTGGTGGCCAAAGACCTGAAGGTGTCAGCGGAGCAGTAG